From a single Vitis vinifera cultivar Pinot Noir 40024 chromosome 18, ASM3070453v1 genomic region:
- the LOC100242818 gene encoding GRAS family protein RAM1, whose amino-acid sequence MEDIDDEGLLDLSLAIVTDSGVERKRKRKRREVLDSLSSYEGCEGLIFKLLQMREQMLKLDHKRKGVVEDGKGLHLIHLLLITATAVDENNVSVAAENLRELYQSVCLNGDSVQRVVAYFADGLAAKLLTRKSPFYDMIMKEPTPEEEFLAHTDLYRVSPYYQFAHFTANQAIIEAFEEEEENNNRALHVVDFDVSYGFQWPSLIQSLAEKATSGNRISLRITGFGRSLDELQETETRLISFSKAFRNLVFEFQGLLRGSKLTNLRKKKNETVAANLVFHLNTLTSFLKISETLKSVHSLNPSIVILVEQEGSRSPQSFLSRFMESLHYFAAMFDSLDDCLPLESPERLSIEKNHLGKEIKSMLNYDKDDTNCPRYEKMETWKGRMESHGFTGIKLSSKSMIQAKLLLKIRSHYCPLQFDGESGGFRVFERDDERAISLGWQDRCLITASAWHCI is encoded by the coding sequence ATGGAAGATATCGATGACGAGGGGCTTTTGGATCTTAGCCTTGCGATTGTTACAGATTCCGGGGtggagaggaagaggaagaggaagaggagggAGGTTTTGGACAGCTTGAGTTCGTATGAAGGCTGTGAAGGGTTGATATTCAAGCTCCTTCAGATGAGAGAGCAAATGTTAAAACTCGACCACAAAAGAAAAGGGGTGGTTGAAGATGGAAAAGGCCTTCATTTGATCCATTTGTTGCTTATAACAGCCACTGCAGTCGATGAAAACAACGTGAGCGTGGCTGCGGAGAACCTAAGGGAGCTGTACCAAAGCGTGTGCTTGAACGGCGACTCTGTGCAACGCGTGGTAGCCTATTTCGCAGATGGGTTGGCAGCAAAGCTTCTCACCCGGAAATCCCCCTTCTATGACATGATCATGAAGGAACCGACGCCTGAGGAAGAGTTCTTAGCACACACCGATCTCTACCGCGTGTCTCCATACTACCAATTCGCTCATTTCACAGCAAATCAGGCTATAATCGAAGCATTTGAGGAGGAGGAAGAGAACAACAATCGGGCATTACATGTAGTCGATTTTGATGTCTCATATGGCTTCCAGTGGCCTTCCCTTATACAATCCCTTGCTGAAAAGGCAACCAGTGGAAATCGAATCTCCCTCCGGATAACAGGATTCGGAAGAAGCTTGGACGAGCTACAGGAAACCGAGACTAGGCTGATAAGCTTCTCAAAGGCTTTTCGGAACCTAGTATTTGAGTTCCAAGGGCTATTAAGAGGCTCCAAACTCACTAACCTgaggaaaaagaagaatgaaacagTTGCCGCAAACCTAGTTTTTCATCTCAACACCTTGACTAGTTTTTTGAAGATTTCAGAAACTTTGAAATCAGTACATTCACTTAACCCCTCCATTGTAATCTTGGTGGAACAAGAAGGAAGCAGAAGCCCCCAAAGCTTCTTATCGAGATTCATGGAGTCTTTGCATTATTTTGCAGCCATGTTTGATTCATTGGATGACTGCCTCCCACTAGAGAGTCCCGAGAGGTTGAGCATCGAGAAGAACCATCTGGGAAAAGAGATCAAAAGCATGTTGAACTACGACAAGGATGATACCAACTGTCCAAGATATGAGAAGATGGAGACGTGGAAGGGAAGGATGGAGAGCCATGGATTTACAGGGATCAAATTGAGCTCAAAGTCCATGATACAGGCCAAACTTCTTCTGAAAATCAGAAGCCATTACTGTCCTCTTCAATTTGATGGAGAGAGTGGTGGGTTTAGAGTTTTTGAAAGAGATGATGAAAGGGCTATTTCTCTTGGGTGGCAAGATAGGTGTCTGATAACGGCCTCTGCATGGCATTGTATATGA